CAGGTCCTGACCGGTGATCATTTCCGTCACCGGGTGCTCTACCTGCAGGCGGGTATTCATTTCCATAAAGTAGAAAGCACCGCTGGCATCCAGCAGGAATTCCACCGTGCCGGCGCCCACATAACCGATGGCGTGGGCCGCGCGCAGTGCCGCTTCACCCATACGGGCTCGCAGTTCCGGGCTCATTCCGGGTGCCGGGGCCTCTTCCACTACTTTCTGGTGGCGGCGCTGCACCGAGCAATCCCGTTCAAACAGGTAGGCACCATTGCCCTGCTGATCGCAGAACACCTGGATTTCCACATGACGCGGGCTCACCACGTAGCGTTCCAGCAACATAATGTCATCACTGAAGGCGTTCATGGCCTCGCGCTTGGCTGCGGCCAGCGCTTGGTGGAATTCATCAGCACTGTCGACACGGCGCATGCCTTTACCGCCACCGCCGGCGGCAGCTTTTAGCAATACCGGGTAGCCGATACGGTTGGCGTGACCTTCCAGCAGCTCTTCATTTTGGTTGGTGCCATGGTAACCGGGTACCAGGGGCACATTGGCCTCTTCCATAATACGCTTGGCGGCGGACTTGGAGCCCATCGCCTCGATCGCGCCGGTAGGCGGACCGACAAAAACAATACCGGCTTTGTCGCAGGCACGGCAAAATTCCGCATTTTCCGATAGGAAGCCGTAACCCGGGTGGATGGCATCGGCACCGGTCTGTTTGGCGGCACCCAGCACCTTGCCGATATCCAGGTAAGAATCCCTGGCCGGGGCCGGCCCCAAGTGCACCGCTTCATCCGCCATCTGCACATGCAGAGCGTCGGCATCCGCATCGGAATACACAGCAACGGTAGCCACCCCCAGATGGCGGGCGGTCTTGATAATGCGGCAGGCAATTTCGCCGCGATTAGCTATTAACAGTTTGCGAATCATTTAAATTATCCTTCGCTACCATTCATCCACTTGGGCGCACGTTTTTCCAAAAATGCACTCAGCCCTTCCTGACCTTCCGGCGATACCCGCACGGCGGCGATCAGCGCACTGGTCTGCCCCTGCAATTCGTTATTTATCACTCGGTTAGACATGGACATGGCCAGCTGCTTGGCCATAGCCACTGCCCTGGGGCCGTTGTCAGCAATAGCGTTTACCAGTTTCTGCACATGCAGATCCAGGTCGCCTTCGGCACAGACTTCGGATACCAGGCCTATCTGCTCTGCACGCTCAGCGGAGAAACGCTCGGCTGTGACAAAGTAACGACGCGCGTGGCGGGTACCGATGGCGTTAATCACATAGGGACTGATGGTAGCGGGCAACAGGCCGATTTTGACTTCGGACAAACAGAAGCTGGCACGCTCAGTGGCCACCGCCATATCGCAGCAGCTCACCAGGCCCACGGCGCCGCCGAAGGCAGCACCCTGAACCCGCGCAATAGTGGGCGTGGGGAAAGTGTCCAGCTTGTACAGCATGGCGGCGAGTGCGGCAGCATCGCGGCGGTTTTCCTCTTCCGAATAAGTCGCCATGCGCTTCATCCAGTTGAGATCTGCGCCGGCAGAAAAATTCTTGCCGTTGGAAGCCAGCACCAACACGCGCACTGCGGGATTTTGCGCCAGGGTGTCAAAGGTAGTGGCCAGCTCGTGAATCAGTTCATCGTCAAAAGCGTTATGGATTTCCGGGCGGTTCAGGGTGACCGTGG
This DNA window, taken from Microbulbifer sp. GL-2, encodes the following:
- a CDS encoding enoyl-CoA hydratase/isomerase family protein, yielding MSDKLLCEVDSEGVATVTLNRPEIHNAFDDELIHELATTFDTLAQNPAVRVLVLASNGKNFSAGADLNWMKRMATYSEEENRRDAAALAAMLYKLDTFPTPTIARVQGAAFGGAVGLVSCCDMAVATERASFCLSEVKIGLLPATISPYVINAIGTRHARRYFVTAERFSAERAEQIGLVSEVCAEGDLDLHVQKLVNAIADNGPRAVAMAKQLAMSMSNRVINNELQGQTSALIAAVRVSPEGQEGLSAFLEKRAPKWMNGSEG